A single genomic interval of Cellulosilyticum sp. I15G10I2 harbors:
- a CDS encoding GreA/GreB family elongation factor: MSRQIFITQSDKDRLLELIYKAKYEDLKDNLGLQELEAEINRAVVTSVDQLPANVITMNTKVILLIEDAEEEFTLVYPNEADILQNKISVLSPIGTAILGYSEGSVIEWKVPDGIVLIEVKKVLFQPEALGLYHL, from the coding sequence ATGTCTCGACAAATATTTATAACGCAATCTGACAAGGATAGATTATTAGAGCTAATTTATAAAGCCAAATATGAAGACCTTAAGGATAACTTAGGTCTTCAAGAGCTTGAAGCAGAAATAAATCGAGCTGTTGTCACAAGTGTTGATCAATTGCCAGCTAATGTTATTACGATGAATACAAAGGTCATCTTGCTAATTGAAGATGCCGAAGAAGAATTTACGCTCGTCTATCCAAACGAAGCTGATATTTTGCAAAATAAGATATCTGTATTATCACCTATTGGAACTGCTATTCTTGGTTATAGTGAAGGCAGTGTCATAGAATGGAAAGTACCAGACGGCATAGTACTAATTGAGGTAAAGAAAGTGCTCTTTCAGCCAGAAGCTCTAGGCCTTTATCATTTATAA
- a CDS encoding DUF6530 family protein, with protein sequence MNEQTVMMSKSYDHIDGRNAYHSDIKSLTLGMPILEENKKMQIAAQIWQQDKNGELNLAQEIPIHQVFDLMILLCRTLLYFKEAYRFPLLYDPENPTVERMGVQGGVLPIEVCMDNPNINESIKTFVKSLNELGELIGERQRVLTHILEELGCY encoded by the coding sequence ATGAATGAGCAAACAGTTATGATGTCAAAAAGTTATGACCATATAGACGGCAGAAATGCCTATCACTCTGACATCAAAAGTTTGACTTTAGGTATGCCAATACTGGAAGAAAATAAAAAAATGCAGATTGCAGCACAGATTTGGCAACAGGATAAGAATGGGGAACTAAATTTGGCACAGGAGATCCCTATACATCAAGTATTTGACTTAATGATCCTTTTGTGCAGGACATTACTTTATTTTAAAGAGGCATATCGGTTTCCGCTTTTATACGACCCAGAAAATCCAACTGTAGAACGAATGGGGGTACAAGGTGGTGTACTACCCATAGAGGTTTGTATGGATAACCCAAACATCAATGAGAGTATTAAAACATTTGTGAAGAGCCTGAATGAATTAGGGGAATTGATTGGTGAACGACAACGGGTACTGACCCATATTTTAGAAGAATTGGGGTGCTATTGA
- a CDS encoding helix-turn-helix domain-containing protein has product MIAGLRKEKKLTQKNIADALGIQNKTVSKWECGLGCPDLSLWPELSAIFGVDMTQMMEGEITSNKPDSGNIDKVRFYVCPSCGNILVSTGSASIFCCGRKLEHILPTAASIAPKITVEEIDTDYFITFDHPMTKEHYLSFAAYVKSDRVFLNRLYPEQSPTCRFPITNGGKLYVYCIKHGLVVYSDSL; this is encoded by the coding sequence TTGATTGCCGGTCTACGGAAGGAGAAAAAACTTACACAGAAAAATATTGCAGATGCGTTAGGTATTCAAAATAAAACAGTTTCCAAATGGGAATGTGGTTTAGGGTGCCCAGACCTATCTCTGTGGCCGGAACTATCTGCTATTTTCGGTGTAGATATGACACAGATGATGGAAGGCGAGATTACTTCAAACAAACCAGACAGCGGCAACATTGACAAAGTCCGATTTTATGTCTGTCCTTCCTGTGGCAATATTCTGGTGAGTACAGGAAGCGCCTCTATCTTCTGCTGCGGAAGAAAATTAGAACATATCTTACCTACAGCTGCATCTATTGCACCCAAAATCACAGTAGAGGAAATAGATACGGATTACTTTATTACCTTTGATCATCCTATGACCAAAGAACATTATCTTTCCTTTGCGGCTTATGTTAAAAGTGACAGAGTATTTTTGAATCGTTTGTATCCAGAGCAAAGTCCAACTTGTAGATTCCCAATAACTAATGGTGGCAAACTATATGTTTATTGTATTAAACATGGTTTGGTGGTATATTCAGATAGTTTGTAA
- a CDS encoding oxidoreductase, translating to MAENIKRHWTAADIPSQKGRSVVITGTGGIGYETALEMTRAGADVILAGRNQDKGEEAIRKTNKINPAGNIRFEKLDLADLASIRAFGERIRAERKSLDILVNNAAVMTPPHRMVTKDGFELQMGTNYLGHFALTAQLLPLLQRGNKPRVITLSSIAHLSGAINFDDFQSEHHYKPMETYSQSKLACLMFALELQRRSDKNGWGITSMGAHPGISRTELIPNGAGKNSPAGIIRRLFGPILFQPAAHGAWPTLYAATAEEAIGGTYYGPSRMNETRGYPKIAKIAPQAKDTEVASKLWEESEKITNVKFI from the coding sequence ATGGCAGAAAATATAAAGCGTCATTGGACCGCAGCGGATATTCCTTCACAAAAAGGCCGCTCTGTTGTTATTACAGGAACTGGTGGAATTGGCTATGAAACAGCATTGGAGATGACCCGAGCAGGAGCTGATGTTATACTGGCGGGGCGAAATCAGGATAAGGGAGAAGAAGCAATAAGAAAGACTAATAAAATAAATCCTGCTGGAAATATACGTTTTGAAAAACTCGACCTTGCAGATCTTGCATCTATAAGAGCATTTGGTGAACGGATAAGGGCAGAGCGCAAAAGTTTAGATATTCTTGTAAACAATGCAGCGGTAATGACTCCGCCTCACCGTATGGTTACAAAAGATGGATTTGAACTGCAAATGGGAACAAACTATCTGGGGCATTTTGCATTAACGGCACAGTTGCTTCCTCTTCTGCAAAGAGGAAATAAGCCGCGGGTGATTACTTTGAGCAGTATAGCTCACCTCTCAGGAGCTATAAACTTCGATGATTTTCAATCAGAACACCATTACAAACCAATGGAAACCTACTCGCAGTCAAAACTTGCATGCCTCATGTTTGCGCTCGAATTACAGCGACGAAGTGATAAGAATGGCTGGGGGATTACCAGTATGGGTGCACATCCGGGGATTTCAAGGACGGAACTAATCCCCAATGGAGCCGGAAAGAATAGTCCGGCAGGCATCATTCGACGTTTATTTGGACCGATTTTATTTCAGCCAGCAGCTCATGGCGCATGGCCTACTCTTTATGCTGCCACAGCGGAAGAGGCAATCGGTGGTACATATTACGGCCCTTCCCGAATGAATGAGACGAGAGGGTATCCTAAGATAGCTAAAATTGCACCACAGGCAAAAGATACTGAAGTTGCTTCAAAGCTTTGGGAGGAATCTGAGAAGATAACAAACGTTAAGTTTATTTAA
- a CDS encoding TetR/AcrR family transcriptional regulator, translating into MINTRENPASTRSKMYLTAALLELMDEKSYESISIKELTDRAKLSRRTFYTNFETKEDILKYHIDTLVREYIEILQTYECLTPRDIAKEYFSFWFSHRNLLYLLKKNNIPVLIKAFSEFLRDMDSLLIIKDRRFTDSELQYYDAVFVAGGLWNLLNVWVENDFDKNDEEMTDIFMKIFNKISTVI; encoded by the coding sequence ATGATAAACACCCGTGAGAATCCAGCATCTACTCGTTCGAAAATGTATTTGACTGCAGCATTACTAGAACTTATGGATGAGAAAAGTTATGAGAGCATATCTATCAAAGAGCTTACAGACAGGGCGAAACTCTCGAGACGTACGTTTTATACAAATTTTGAAACAAAAGAAGACATCCTTAAATATCATATTGATACACTAGTCCGTGAATATATTGAGATACTACAGACATATGAGTGTTTGACACCCAGAGATATAGCTAAAGAATATTTTAGCTTCTGGTTCTCCCATAGAAATCTGCTCTACCTTTTAAAAAAGAACAATATTCCCGTTCTTATTAAGGCTTTTTCAGAATTTTTGAGGGATATGGACTCACTTCTCATCATTAAAGACCGCCGTTTTACGGATAGCGAACTACAATATTACGATGCAGTATTTGTGGCTGGTGGATTGTGGAATCTGCTGAATGTTTGGGTAGAAAATGACTTTGATAAGAATGATGAAGAAATGACTGATATATTTATGAAAATATTTAATAAAATATCAACGGTAATATGA
- a CDS encoding RrF2 family transcriptional regulator, whose protein sequence is MKYTKATNYALHIMVYLVKQEGKDNLSLQPLASHMNISPTYLSKILTQLVKADLIQSAPGVNGGYSLRKPKTEISFYDVIQAIEGSGALFTCEMDENHACPIEKVMRDAEEKMVNHLKEKLIDEVV, encoded by the coding sequence ATGAAGTATACGAAAGCAACAAATTATGCTTTGCATATCATGGTCTATTTAGTTAAGCAAGAAGGTAAAGACAATTTAAGTCTTCAGCCGCTAGCCAGTCACATGAATATATCACCTACCTACTTGTCCAAGATACTCACTCAGTTGGTCAAGGCTGACCTTATTCAGTCTGCCCCCGGGGTCAATGGAGGTTATAGTCTTAGAAAACCTAAGACTGAAATAAGCTTTTATGACGTCATTCAAGCTATTGAAGGCAGCGGAGCACTTTTCACTTGTGAAATGGATGAGAATCATGCTTGTCCTATAGAAAAGGTTATGAGAGATGCAGAAGAAAAAATGGTGAATCACCTTAAAGAGAAACTTATTGATGAGGTTGTGTAA
- a CDS encoding MATE family efflux transporter, translating to MEANKDILITMPVSRLLLKFSLPAIGGMIVNSLYNLMDRIFVGRIGGLAMTGIGLSLPFMMMLSAVSSLVGIGASALISIKLGENNKDEAKGLLGNAITLVTGLMLLMTLLGLIFKIPILKAFGASEATLPYAVDYMTVILYGAVFQGIGTGLVNVVRAAGHPVKSMVIVCVGTVINIILDPILIFTLDMGISGAAWATIIAQLVTSVMVLQHFLSKKSQIKIVMNKLKLRLVAIKSILSIGFAPFAMQLSSVVVSIISNNALKIYGGDAAIGAMTIINAVMVLFLMSAMGVTQGAAPIIGFNFGAKRFDRVKQVLKLELIAVSSICTITFILVQAFPVMLSGIFTSEPELIAKASTGMRLFLLMLPLISAQIVGASYFQAIGEAKKATFLGLLRQVFLLIPLLLILPHFLGLNGVWGAGTLSDLISSLIAIVSLKSAFNHLSKLENDYRSAHIIPLQQNIVI from the coding sequence ATGGAGGCAAATAAAGATATCCTCATAACCATGCCAGTAAGCAGACTTTTACTTAAATTTTCACTTCCGGCTATTGGTGGTATGATTGTAAATTCCTTATATAATTTGATGGACCGAATATTTGTCGGCAGGATTGGTGGTCTTGCCATGACAGGAATAGGATTAAGTTTGCCGTTTATGATGATGCTGTCTGCCGTAAGTTCATTGGTTGGAATAGGCGCCTCAGCACTCATTTCTATTAAGCTTGGAGAAAATAATAAGGATGAAGCAAAAGGCCTGCTTGGTAATGCCATAACACTAGTCACTGGCTTGATGCTCTTAATGACACTTTTAGGACTTATTTTTAAGATACCTATACTTAAAGCATTTGGTGCCAGTGAAGCAACTCTGCCTTATGCAGTAGATTATATGACTGTCATTCTCTATGGTGCCGTATTTCAAGGCATTGGAACAGGACTAGTAAATGTGGTAAGAGCTGCCGGACATCCAGTCAAATCAATGGTAATTGTATGTGTTGGAACGGTCATTAATATTATTTTGGATCCCATTCTCATTTTCACGCTTGATATGGGCATTTCTGGTGCGGCTTGGGCAACAATCATCGCTCAACTCGTAACATCTGTCATGGTCCTACAACACTTCCTCAGTAAAAAGAGTCAAATAAAAATTGTAATGAATAAACTAAAGCTCCGCTTGGTAGCTATAAAGTCTATACTAAGTATTGGATTTGCGCCATTCGCGATGCAGTTATCCTCAGTTGTCGTCAGCATCATATCCAACAACGCACTAAAAATATATGGCGGTGATGCTGCTATAGGGGCAATGACCATCATCAACGCTGTGATGGTCCTATTCCTTATGTCGGCTATGGGGGTTACACAAGGGGCTGCACCCATCATAGGTTTTAATTTTGGTGCTAAACGTTTTGACAGGGTTAAGCAGGTGTTAAAGCTCGAGCTGATTGCTGTCTCATCGATCTGTACCATAACATTTATACTTGTTCAAGCTTTTCCTGTAATGCTTTCTGGCATCTTTACCAGTGAGCCTGAGCTTATTGCAAAGGCAAGTACTGGCATGCGTCTATTTTTATTAATGCTTCCTCTTATAAGTGCACAGATAGTGGGCGCAAGCTACTTTCAAGCTATTGGTGAAGCAAAAAAGGCAACATTTTTAGGCCTTTTAAGACAAGTGTTTTTACTGATCCCTCTACTACTCATTTTACCTCATTTCTTAGGACTAAATGGTGTATGGGGAGCAGGTACTCTGTCTGATCTTATCTCTAGCCTCATTGCCATCGTCTCTTTAAAATCAGCATTTAATCACTTGAGCAAACTCGAAAATGACTATCGATCAGCTCATATTATTCCATTGCAACAAAATATTGTCATATAA
- a CDS encoding class I SAM-dependent methyltransferase, producing the protein MNHIHHHNQLDQKFLNKIAFLDSKQRERLIPPEILISQMPIQKNHTLLDVGAGSGFFTIPMAQSTSSKVYAMDPDKRMLSVIEDKAKEKGLTNLELIQDYLENLSIQNNSIDFVMASLILHEVNSLTNALSKLFEVLKTEGHLLCLEYEKDDKVIEGPPMSIRIGSEELQKELSSTGFEIVNKTKINDAIYTVLAVKKEM; encoded by the coding sequence ATGAATCATATACATCATCACAATCAACTGGATCAAAAGTTTTTAAACAAAATTGCCTTTCTAGACAGCAAGCAAAGGGAGCGTCTTATCCCACCTGAAATACTTATTAGTCAAATGCCAATTCAAAAAAATCATACTTTACTCGATGTTGGTGCCGGCTCAGGTTTTTTTACAATCCCTATGGCCCAAAGCACCTCTAGCAAAGTGTATGCTATGGATCCTGATAAACGTATGCTCAGCGTGATAGAAGATAAGGCCAAGGAAAAAGGACTTACCAATCTTGAATTAATTCAAGATTATCTTGAAAACTTAAGTATTCAAAATAATAGCATTGATTTTGTTATGGCATCTTTAATACTCCATGAAGTGAATTCACTCACAAACGCACTCTCAAAGCTATTTGAGGTGCTAAAAACAGAAGGTCACTTATTATGTCTGGAATATGAAAAGGACGACAAGGTAATAGAAGGACCACCAATGTCTATTCGTATTGGATCAGAGGAACTTCAAAAAGAATTGTCATCAACTGGCTTTGAAATTGTGAACAAGACTAAAATTAATGATGCTATATATACTGTTTTAGCAGTTAAAAAGGAGATGTAA
- a CDS encoding winged helix-turn-helix transcriptional regulator, which translates to MKQYNLGIEATLEILGGKWKALIVCLLMSGTKRTSELERLIPDISQKVLIQQLRELERDGIIGRIKYPQMPPKVEYYVTEYGKTANKIIDVMCTWGRENIMLRKKQGEDITLLEK; encoded by the coding sequence TTGAAGCAATATAATTTAGGAATTGAAGCAACTCTTGAAATCCTTGGCGGCAAATGGAAAGCTTTAATAGTATGTCTGCTTATGTCCGGTACCAAAAGGACCAGTGAACTCGAACGCCTTATTCCGGATATCTCTCAAAAAGTACTTATACAGCAGCTTCGTGAATTAGAAAGAGATGGGATCATCGGAAGAATAAAATATCCTCAAATGCCTCCCAAGGTTGAATATTATGTTACCGAATACGGCAAAACAGCAAATAAAATTATTGATGTAATGTGTACCTGGGGGCGAGAAAATATTATGCTCAGAAAAAAACAGGGAGAAGATATTACTTTATTAGAAAAATAA
- a CDS encoding YjiH family protein, whose amino-acid sequence MIDKLKFIFLSIFGFVFFLMPFNINGESKIAISHIVNFVTDNTLELFIGFTIICAWIVLITTVLFAFYSSKSKFVNSVFKTSPLNAILRVLGSFLYLMVINSWFANYGFAGVILDGNTGGLMAGADGLLTTLYITFFVGIMALPLLTHFGIVEFIGILLGAVVEKLFKVPGYSTIDAIASFVGDGTIGIVVTDNQYQRGYYNKREAYIIATSFSIVGIAFASAVAEELGFGHIFPIFYGSIALVTVILAFITSRMPLKKFPPTYYEGVTPNRIEIPQGKTVFNHAYESAIKQAGDAKIGKVIIDALKNIINIYVGFLPIIMAVGTLALVVAEYTEFFNIISAPLVPLYTLIGYSKEVAAVMAPASVAGFADMYLPALFTSGSPSEASRFFIGVLAFTQLVFMSETGMILVKSKIGLSFWDVIKVFIFRTMISIPILIVITNILASLGIISFI is encoded by the coding sequence ATGATAGATAAGTTGAAGTTTATATTTTTATCTATTTTTGGATTTGTTTTTTTTCTCATGCCTTTTAATATTAATGGAGAAAGTAAGATAGCTATTTCACATATAGTGAATTTTGTTACGGATAATACACTGGAGTTATTTATTGGATTTACGATTATTTGCGCATGGATCGTATTAATTACCACTGTACTTTTTGCATTTTACTCTTCAAAAAGTAAGTTTGTTAATTCTGTGTTTAAAACATCACCTTTGAACGCTATATTAAGAGTGCTTGGCTCATTCTTATATCTTATGGTAATTAATAGTTGGTTTGCAAACTATGGGTTTGCGGGCGTGATTTTAGATGGGAATACTGGGGGGCTAATGGCAGGAGCGGATGGTCTTTTAACCACACTTTATATAACATTCTTTGTTGGGATTATGGCTCTTCCATTATTAACACATTTTGGTATTGTTGAGTTTATAGGGATTTTATTAGGTGCTGTAGTTGAAAAGTTATTTAAAGTACCAGGCTATTCAACTATCGATGCTATCGCTTCCTTTGTTGGTGATGGTACAATTGGTATCGTGGTAACGGACAACCAATATCAAAGGGGATACTATAACAAGAGAGAAGCTTATATAATAGCAACTAGTTTTTCTATTGTAGGGATTGCATTCGCTTCTGCAGTAGCTGAAGAACTAGGCTTTGGACATATTTTCCCAATATTTTATGGATCTATTGCATTAGTAACAGTTATATTGGCTTTTATTACATCAAGAATGCCGCTTAAGAAATTTCCCCCAACTTATTATGAAGGAGTAACTCCAAATAGAATTGAAATTCCACAAGGTAAAACTGTTTTTAATCATGCATATGAGTCTGCTATAAAGCAGGCAGGAGATGCCAAGATTGGAAAAGTAATCATTGATGCGTTAAAAAATATTATAAATATATATGTTGGTTTTTTACCTATTATTATGGCGGTGGGAACATTAGCACTGGTAGTGGCAGAATATACCGAGTTTTTTAATATTATTAGTGCACCACTTGTACCTTTATATACTTTAATAGGATATAGTAAAGAGGTAGCAGCAGTCATGGCCCCTGCATCGGTTGCTGGGTTTGCTGATATGTATTTACCAGCTTTATTTACCAGTGGATCACCTTCTGAAGCTTCCAGATTTTTTATTGGCGTATTAGCATTTACTCAGTTAGTATTTATGTCTGAGACTGGAATGATTTTAGTTAAAAGCAAAATAGGTTTGAGCTTTTGGGATGTAATCAAAGTATTTATTTTTAGAACAATGATATCTATACCGATATTAATAGTTATAACGAATATTTTAGCTTCTTTAGGTATAATATCTTTTATTTAG
- a CDS encoding amidohydrolase family protein: MTSNKSFILKGDIIYSKNPCEIITHQNAYLVCVNGEVEGIYPTIPKHFLQLPLSIHEGCLIIPGLVDLHLHAPQYAFRALSMHLQLIDWLDQVAFPEEAKYSQLDYAKESYEIFAKDLKKSATTRACIFATLHKESTILLMDLLEQTGLKCMVGKVNMDRNSSPYLQESTAESITNTFEWINFVKDRYQNTSPIITPRFLPSCTDTLMKELGKMCREFQLPLQSHLSENKREIAWVKSLCPTAKNYSDAYLQLGAFGGETSTIMAHCVHLSEEEIALIKQRNVYIAHCPSSNTNILSGIAPTKRYMNAGLNMGIGSDIGGGDNLSIFRTITEAIKVSKLHTCLIDPATPPITSIEAFYLATKGGGSFYGKVGSFEKGYEFDALIIDERRWKHPRGYSLIERLERVIYASEDSDIVAKYCAGTQIILE; this comes from the coding sequence ATGACATCTAACAAATCGTTTATTTTAAAAGGTGATATTATTTACAGTAAGAACCCCTGTGAGATTATTACTCATCAAAATGCCTATCTTGTTTGCGTTAATGGCGAAGTAGAGGGGATATATCCTACTATACCAAAGCATTTTTTACAGCTCCCATTAAGCATTCATGAGGGATGTCTTATAATACCTGGATTAGTTGATTTACACCTTCATGCTCCCCAATATGCATTCCGCGCACTTAGCATGCATTTGCAGCTCATTGATTGGCTGGATCAAGTTGCCTTTCCAGAAGAAGCTAAGTATAGTCAACTGGACTACGCAAAAGAATCCTATGAAATTTTTGCAAAGGATTTGAAAAAAAGTGCTACTACAAGAGCTTGCATTTTTGCTACCCTTCATAAAGAATCAACTATCCTTTTAATGGATTTATTAGAACAAACTGGCCTTAAATGTATGGTGGGAAAAGTTAATATGGATAGAAATAGTTCCCCCTATTTACAAGAAAGTACAGCGGAATCTATTACCAATACTTTTGAATGGATAAATTTTGTTAAAGACCGTTATCAAAATACTTCTCCTATTATTACTCCTAGATTTCTTCCATCTTGTACTGATACCTTAATGAAAGAACTCGGTAAAATGTGCAGGGAATTTCAATTACCGCTACAATCTCATCTATCAGAAAACAAAAGGGAAATAGCCTGGGTAAAAAGCCTCTGCCCTACAGCTAAAAATTATTCTGATGCTTATTTACAGTTAGGTGCTTTTGGTGGAGAAACCTCAACGATCATGGCCCATTGTGTTCATTTATCAGAAGAAGAAATAGCACTTATAAAACAAAGAAATGTATATATTGCTCATTGCCCTTCTTCAAATACCAATATATTATCTGGTATTGCACCGACAAAACGTTATATGAACGCTGGACTTAATATGGGGATAGGCTCTGACATAGGCGGAGGAGATAATCTTTCTATTTTTCGTACAATAACAGAAGCCATTAAAGTATCTAAATTACATACCTGCTTAATTGATCCCGCAACACCACCTATTACAAGTATAGAAGCCTTCTATCTTGCAACAAAAGGTGGCGGCAGCTTTTATGGCAAAGTAGGAAGCTTTGAAAAGGGTTATGAATTTGACGCGCTTATCATTGATGAGCGTAGATGGAAGCATCCTCGTGGCTACAGCTTGATTGAACGTTTAGAAAGGGTCATTTATGCTTCTGAGGACAGTGATATTGTTGCCAAATATTGTGCTGGAACTCAAATCATACTTGAGTAA